One segment of Mycolicibacterium baixiangningiae DNA contains the following:
- a CDS encoding CheR family methyltransferase, giving the protein MASGETDEAFEALLRYLRDTRGFDFTGYKRASLMRRVRHRMDHAGFQTFEEYLDVLQASADEFVSLFNTILINVTTFFRDRPAWDVIRDDVIPAMLAERGPNDQIRVWSAGCASGQEAYTVAMLLAEALGPDGFRQRVKIYATDVDEDALAEARAGTFEAKAVESIPPELLERYFDHTNGHYVFRKDLRRAVIFGRNDLVKDAPISRVDLLVCRNLLMYLNAETQQNVLKRLQFALAPRGTLFLGHAEMLLSHSERFVPIDLKNRIFRKAPNAQNGLGPLRDSVSAIERHGDLPGLSPIRELAFRASPVAQIVVTGDDTVAMINQQAESTFGLSARDIGRLLRDLEVSFRPVELRAYIEQAKVERRSARIEDVEWQRAGPDPIWFEIHVNPLVDVDNGLLGVSIVFFDITATRALVGKVVQVNHQLEAAYEELQSTNEELETTNEELQSTVEELETTNEELQSTNEELETMNEELQSTNDELHTINDTLRERSVELDEASAFLDSLVNSVQLGMIVVDREMRVVVWNRECEDLWGLRADETTGVPLSSLDSGMPIAEIHPLIGRAFVEPDSTGETVVDAVNRRGRTARLRVTCSAFRSPQGTVNGALLLMEVQN; this is encoded by the coding sequence ATGGCGAGCGGCGAGACAGACGAGGCGTTCGAAGCGCTGCTGCGCTATCTGCGGGACACCCGTGGCTTCGATTTCACCGGCTACAAGCGCGCCTCGTTGATGCGGCGGGTCCGGCATCGGATGGACCACGCCGGCTTCCAGACGTTCGAGGAGTACCTCGACGTGCTGCAGGCCTCCGCCGATGAATTCGTGTCCCTGTTCAACACGATCCTGATCAACGTCACCACCTTTTTCCGGGACCGGCCGGCCTGGGACGTCATCCGCGACGACGTGATTCCGGCCATGCTGGCCGAGCGGGGCCCCAACGACCAGATCCGGGTGTGGAGCGCCGGATGCGCCTCGGGGCAGGAGGCCTACACAGTCGCCATGCTCCTCGCCGAAGCGCTCGGCCCGGACGGCTTCCGGCAGCGGGTGAAGATCTATGCCACCGATGTGGACGAGGACGCGCTGGCCGAGGCGCGGGCGGGCACCTTCGAGGCCAAGGCCGTCGAATCGATACCGCCGGAACTGCTCGAACGCTATTTCGACCACACCAACGGCCACTACGTCTTCCGCAAGGATCTGCGCCGGGCGGTCATCTTCGGGCGCAACGACCTGGTCAAGGACGCACCGATATCCCGGGTCGATCTCCTCGTCTGCCGGAACCTGTTGATGTACCTGAACGCCGAGACTCAGCAGAACGTCTTGAAGCGGTTGCAATTCGCACTGGCGCCCCGCGGCACGCTGTTCCTCGGGCACGCCGAGATGTTGCTCAGCCACAGCGAGCGGTTCGTTCCGATCGACTTGAAAAATCGCATCTTCCGGAAGGCGCCCAACGCGCAGAACGGTCTGGGGCCCCTTCGCGACAGCGTCTCCGCCATCGAGCGGCACGGTGACCTACCGGGGTTGTCGCCCATTCGGGAACTTGCCTTCCGCGCCAGCCCCGTCGCTCAGATCGTGGTGACGGGCGATGACACGGTCGCCATGATCAATCAGCAGGCCGAGTCGACGTTCGGGCTCTCTGCGCGCGACATAGGTCGGCTGCTGCGTGATCTCGAGGTGTCGTTCCGGCCGGTCGAGTTGCGCGCTTACATCGAGCAGGCGAAGGTCGAGCGACGCTCGGCACGTATCGAGGACGTGGAGTGGCAGCGTGCCGGCCCGGATCCGATCTGGTTTGAGATCCACGTCAACCCGCTCGTCGACGTCGACAACGGACTGCTCGGGGTATCGATCGTCTTCTTCGACATCACTGCCACGAGGGCACTGGTGGGCAAGGTGGTGCAGGTCAATCACCAGTTGGAGGCCGCCTACGAGGAGTTGCAGTCCACCAACGAGGAGTTGGAGACCACCAACGAGGAACTCCAGTCGACGGTGGAGGAGTTGGAGACCACCAACGAGGAACTCCAGTCCACCAACGAGGAACTCGAGACGATGAACGAGGAACTCCAGTCCACCAACGACGAGTTGCACACGATCAACGACACCCTTCGTGAGCGAAGCGTCGAACTCGACGAGGCCAGCGCCTTCCTCGATTCACTGGTGAACTCGGTCCAGCTCGGGATGATCGTGGTCGACCGCGAGATGCGGGTGGTGGTCTGGAACCGGGAATGTGAGGACCTGTGGGGGCTGCGCGCCGACGAGACGACGGGCGTACCGCTGTCCTCGCTGGACTCGGGCATGCCCATCGCGGAGATCCACCCGCTCATCGGACGGGCGTTCGTCGAACCGGACAGCACGGGCGAAACGGTCGTCGACGCCGTCAACCGTCGAGGCCGAACCGCCCGGCTCCGCGTCACCTGCAGCGCGTTCCGGTCACCGCAGGGCACGGTCAACGGCGCGCTGCTGCTGATGGAAGTTCAGAACTGA
- a CDS encoding STAS domain-containing protein — MAITVKADDTDITVAETIVGDTALLTCRGRLDSVSYRALRDRIIKAALDAPAGVVVDVSALDVPAESAWAVFTSASWHVARWPEVPILLVCEHSEGRSAIRRNGIARYVPVHATLGEALTVLDGAEPPRYRRRARADLSADRSSLNQSRQFVEDWLTTWSQAALVPVAKVVVTAFVENVLGHTDSRPSLRLETDGTVVTVAVEDASHVAANVHEFVEEVNRPSGLKIVAALSRAWGNAPTPTGKAVWAVLGPENRL; from the coding sequence ATGGCGATCACGGTGAAGGCTGACGACACCGACATCACGGTCGCCGAGACGATCGTGGGCGATACGGCATTGCTCACATGCCGGGGACGTCTGGACAGCGTTTCCTACCGTGCCCTGCGGGACAGGATCATCAAAGCGGCGCTGGACGCCCCCGCGGGCGTCGTCGTCGATGTCAGTGCGCTCGATGTACCCGCCGAGTCGGCATGGGCGGTGTTCACGAGTGCGAGCTGGCATGTCGCCCGCTGGCCGGAGGTACCCATTCTGCTCGTCTGTGAGCACAGCGAAGGCCGCTCGGCCATCAGGCGCAACGGCATCGCCCGGTATGTGCCGGTGCACGCGACCCTCGGCGAGGCGCTGACGGTGTTGGACGGCGCCGAACCGCCGCGCTACCGGCGCCGGGCGCGGGCCGATCTGTCGGCTGATCGCTCGAGCCTGAACCAGTCGAGACAATTCGTGGAGGATTGGCTGACGACGTGGTCGCAGGCCGCGCTGGTCCCGGTCGCCAAGGTCGTCGTCACGGCGTTCGTCGAGAATGTTCTCGGACACACCGACAGCCGGCCCAGTCTGCGACTGGAGACCGACGGCACCGTCGTCACGGTGGCCGTCGAGGACGCCAGCCACGTAGCGGCCAACGTCCACGAATTCGTGGAGGAGGTCAACCGCCCCTCGGGACTGAAGATCGTCGCGGCGCTGTCCCGGGCCTGGGGCAACGCCCCGACCCCGACCGGTAAGGCCGTCTGGGCGGTATTGGGCCCGGAGAACCGGTTGTAG
- a CDS encoding chemotaxis protein CheB, protein MVDPHTQPNDAPYGVVAVGASAGGVEALTQFAAGLPSDFPYAVLVVLHMPASAPSMLAKIIDRSGPLPARSAVDGEPLRAGHIHVAVPDRHLLADKQRVILSEGPTENAHRPAVNALFRSVALSFGSRAISVVLSGVLDDGVLGSKAIRDRGGVTVAQDPDDALFPAMPQHALDAGLIDHQAAASDIGGILAKLVERDIEEREMERDTSMELENRIAMGSRFSTDFDTEALGPPSGYTCPDCNGSLQTVSGINYRCQVGHAWTADALLRARDVEVDGALWVALRSLREKAKLARRMAENARHGALSKKYTEQADEADRALMVLGERLAAAPTLDGDHGEG, encoded by the coding sequence ATGGTCGACCCTCATACCCAACCGAACGACGCACCGTACGGCGTGGTGGCGGTGGGTGCGTCGGCGGGCGGGGTGGAGGCGCTGACGCAGTTCGCGGCGGGTCTGCCGAGCGACTTCCCGTACGCGGTCCTGGTGGTGCTGCACATGCCCGCCAGTGCGCCGAGCATGCTCGCCAAGATCATCGATCGAAGTGGGCCGTTGCCCGCCCGGTCGGCGGTCGACGGTGAACCGCTGCGTGCCGGCCATATCCACGTCGCCGTACCCGATCGTCACCTCCTGGCCGACAAGCAGCGGGTGATTCTGTCCGAAGGCCCGACGGAGAACGCGCACCGGCCGGCAGTCAATGCGCTGTTTCGCTCTGTCGCACTCAGCTTCGGCTCGCGTGCGATCAGTGTGGTGCTGTCCGGAGTGCTCGACGACGGCGTGCTGGGATCGAAGGCCATCAGGGACCGGGGCGGCGTCACCGTTGCACAGGATCCCGATGACGCGCTGTTCCCCGCAATGCCGCAGCACGCTCTTGATGCAGGTCTGATCGATCACCAGGCCGCGGCCTCCGACATCGGAGGGATCCTCGCGAAGCTGGTGGAGCGAGACATCGAGGAGCGGGAGATGGAACGCGATACGAGCATGGAACTGGAGAACCGCATCGCCATGGGCAGCCGGTTCTCCACCGACTTCGACACCGAAGCACTGGGTCCCCCGTCCGGCTACACCTGCCCCGACTGCAACGGTTCGCTGCAGACGGTGAGCGGTATCAACTACCGCTGCCAGGTCGGTCATGCGTGGACTGCGGACGCCCTCCTGCGGGCCCGCGACGTAGAGGTGGACGGTGCCCTGTGGGTGGCGCTGCGCAGTCTGCGCGAGAAAGCGAAGCTCGCCCGCAGAATGGCGGAGAACGCCAGGCATGGGGCTCTGAGCAAGAAGTACACCGAGCAGGCCGACGAAGCCGACCGCGCCCTCATGGTCCTGGGCGAAAGGCTGGCCGCGGCCCCTACCCTCGATGGCGATCACGGTGAAGGCTGA
- a CDS encoding LLM class flavin-dependent oxidoreductase produces the protein MRFTYAEAMTDPTYHIPLAKAAEAAGYDAMTIPDSVAYPFESDSTYPYTPDGSREFLDGKAFIESFVLASALCAVTTTLRFNFFVLKLPIRPPALVAKQAGSLAALFDNRLGLGVGTSPWQEDYELMNVPFAKRGKRMDECIEIIRGLTTGEYFEFHGEFYDIPKTKMTPAPTKPVPILVGGHADAALKRAARCDGWMHGGGDAEELDRLLARLNRFREEQGQTGPFEIHVISVDAFSVDGIKRLEDKGVTDVIVGFRIPYITGPDTEPLADKIRNLEWFAENVIAKV, from the coding sequence GTGCGGTTCACCTACGCCGAGGCGATGACCGACCCGACGTACCACATCCCGCTGGCGAAGGCCGCCGAGGCGGCGGGCTACGACGCGATGACGATTCCCGACAGCGTCGCCTATCCCTTCGAATCCGATTCGACCTACCCCTACACCCCCGACGGCAGCCGAGAGTTCCTCGACGGCAAGGCGTTCATCGAGTCGTTCGTGTTGGCGAGCGCGCTGTGTGCGGTCACCACGACGCTGCGGTTCAACTTCTTCGTGCTCAAGCTGCCCATCCGCCCGCCGGCCCTGGTCGCCAAGCAGGCCGGGTCGCTGGCCGCGTTGTTCGACAACCGGCTGGGTCTGGGTGTCGGCACCAGCCCGTGGCAGGAGGACTACGAGCTCATGAACGTGCCGTTCGCCAAGCGCGGCAAGCGGATGGACGAGTGCATCGAAATCATCCGGGGCCTGACCACCGGTGAGTACTTCGAGTTCCACGGCGAGTTCTACGACATCCCCAAGACCAAGATGACGCCCGCCCCGACGAAGCCCGTGCCGATCCTGGTCGGCGGCCACGCCGACGCCGCGCTCAAACGGGCCGCGCGCTGCGACGGCTGGATGCACGGCGGTGGCGACGCCGAGGAACTCGACCGTCTACTCGCTCGGCTCAACCGGTTCCGCGAGGAGCAGGGGCAGACCGGACCGTTCGAAATCCACGTCATCTCGGTCGACGCGTTCAGCGTCGACGGCATCAAACGGCTGGAGGACAAGGGCGTCACCGACGTCATCGTCGGATTCCGCATCCCCTACATCACCGGCCCGGACACCGAACCGCTGGCGGACAAGATCCGCAATCTCGAGTGGTTCGCGGAAAACGTCATCGCGAAGGTGTAG
- a CDS encoding DUF4235 domain-containing protein: MSAAKTFYKPLALASSIGGGLLAGKIFTEIWQRANPDGTEPPEPKDLDSSARQIFIAAAVQGLIVGLVRAALARAQAKGFKALTNESPE; encoded by the coding sequence GTGAGCGCAGCGAAAACCTTCTACAAGCCCCTGGCCCTCGCTAGCAGCATCGGGGGAGGGCTTCTGGCCGGCAAGATCTTCACCGAGATCTGGCAGCGGGCGAACCCGGACGGCACCGAGCCGCCGGAGCCCAAGGACCTCGACAGCTCCGCGCGTCAGATCTTCATCGCCGCGGCCGTGCAGGGCCTGATCGTCGGCCTGGTGCGGGCGGCCCTCGCGCGGGCGCAGGCCAAGGGATTCAAGGCGCTGACGAACGAGAGCCCCGAGTAG
- a CDS encoding thiamine pyrophosphate-requiring protein, whose amino-acid sequence MTDLVADALVARLRDWGADRVFGYAGDGVNTLLGALQRSGAPEFVSTRHEEFAAFMACGHAKYTGRVGVCMATQGPGAIHLLAGLYDAKLDKRPVVAIVGQVVSTALGSGYLQEVDLHTLFKDVCGQYVQTLFAPEQALMALDNAMRTAIATSTPTCLIIPHDVQQMEMPEHLEHSHGVVPSTAVSAQARIIAPDEQIRVAAEVLNAGERVALLVGRGAAGGAAEIAQVVETLGAGVTTSLLGKPVLDEGEPWHTGVMGHLGTTASAELMANCDTLLIVGSNDPWTEFYPAPGQARAVQIDIQARVVGAKYPVEAPVIGQAAQALSALSALLEPKTDRRWQEQVHQWRQRWDEDAARRAAVKTTDANPEAVVRALSDHLPADARVAVDTGSSTYWYARHLRLPPGVPAHLSGYLASMGCALPYGVAAKLDAPQRPVVALVGDGAMQMSGLLELITIADMWPSWQDPRFVVLVLNNADLTEVSWEQREMEGNPRFAASQDVPRFPYADYAELLGLHGIRLTDSADAGDAWARAFAADRPTVIEAVVDAGTPLLPPLMPDSKTDKVRDALDREGQNALGERVADQRRHEQD is encoded by the coding sequence ATGACCGATCTTGTGGCTGATGCATTGGTGGCCCGGCTGCGTGACTGGGGCGCCGACCGGGTGTTCGGGTACGCGGGCGACGGCGTGAACACGTTGCTGGGAGCGCTGCAACGTTCCGGCGCACCGGAATTCGTCTCGACCCGGCACGAGGAATTCGCGGCGTTCATGGCGTGCGGCCATGCCAAGTACACCGGCCGGGTGGGCGTCTGCATGGCCACCCAGGGCCCCGGCGCCATCCACCTGCTGGCGGGTCTCTACGACGCCAAACTCGACAAGCGACCCGTCGTGGCGATCGTCGGGCAGGTGGTCTCGACCGCGCTGGGCAGTGGCTATCTGCAGGAGGTCGACCTGCACACGCTGTTCAAGGATGTGTGCGGCCAGTACGTGCAGACGTTGTTCGCGCCGGAACAGGCCCTGATGGCGCTCGACAACGCGATGCGCACCGCGATCGCCACGTCGACGCCGACCTGCCTGATCATCCCGCACGACGTGCAGCAGATGGAGATGCCCGAGCATCTCGAGCACAGCCACGGAGTGGTGCCGTCGACGGCGGTCAGCGCCCAGGCCCGGATCATCGCGCCCGACGAACAGATCCGGGTAGCGGCCGAGGTGCTCAACGCCGGCGAGCGGGTGGCATTGCTGGTGGGCCGCGGCGCCGCCGGTGGCGCCGCCGAGATCGCACAGGTCGTAGAGACGCTCGGGGCCGGGGTGACGACGTCGCTGCTGGGTAAGCCGGTGCTCGACGAGGGCGAGCCGTGGCACACCGGTGTGATGGGTCACCTCGGCACCACCGCGAGCGCGGAGCTGATGGCCAACTGCGACACGCTGCTCATCGTGGGCTCCAACGATCCGTGGACGGAGTTCTACCCGGCGCCCGGTCAGGCCAGGGCGGTCCAGATCGACATCCAGGCGCGCGTGGTCGGCGCGAAGTACCCTGTCGAAGCGCCGGTGATCGGGCAAGCGGCACAGGCGCTTTCGGCACTGTCGGCACTGCTCGAACCAAAGACAGACCGTCGCTGGCAGGAGCAGGTGCACCAGTGGCGGCAGCGGTGGGACGAGGACGCCGCCCGACGGGCCGCCGTAAAGACCACCGACGCCAACCCCGAGGCCGTGGTGCGGGCGCTGTCCGATCACCTGCCCGCCGATGCGCGAGTGGCGGTGGACACCGGCTCGTCCACCTACTGGTACGCGCGGCACCTCCGCCTACCGCCGGGTGTGCCCGCCCACCTGTCGGGTTACCTCGCCTCGATGGGTTGCGCGCTGCCCTACGGGGTGGCCGCCAAACTCGATGCGCCGCAACGGCCGGTGGTCGCGCTGGTCGGTGATGGGGCCATGCAGATGAGCGGGCTGCTCGAGCTCATCACCATCGCCGACATGTGGCCGTCGTGGCAGGATCCGCGGTTCGTCGTGCTGGTGCTGAACAATGCGGACCTCACCGAGGTGTCGTGGGAGCAGCGTGAGATGGAGGGCAATCCGCGTTTCGCCGCATCCCAGGACGTGCCGCGGTTCCCGTACGCCGACTACGCCGAACTGCTGGGGCTGCACGGCATCCGGCTGACCGATTCGGCCGATGCGGGTGACGCGTGGGCGAGGGCGTTCGCGGCGGACCGTCCGACGGTCATCGAAGCGGTGGTCGATGCCGGGACCCCGCTGCTGCCGCCCCTGATGCCGGACAGCAAGACCGACAAGGTGCGCGATGCGCTCGACCGGGAGGGCCAGAACGCGCTCGGCGAGCGGGTGGCCGATCAGCGCCGCCACGAACAGGATTGA
- a CDS encoding DUF4873 domain-containing protein yields MSTTVFDAIAIGVPDAVRVLRDAGIPAVAELPDPAAVTRTFDDAEHTWSVQTAEDTVRGRIVVSAEAPGGPLPAYLGVAAHGFPNHFTISGPGRIRVHRWRYVVGCLHVMAEAQATRIEVRHRTQRTADVRERTGRWYWRRMRRQIPSVFDLDSQIGVEDEVYDGPALVTLAGSTQIRRVRLSGHLDPVDGRYHWRGTVFGELPNRRHTEPVTVAVDGSSAEGRIGEPTPWGHAITGVGAPPFPVDDVVVHVPAR; encoded by the coding sequence GTGAGTACCACCGTGTTCGATGCCATCGCGATCGGCGTTCCTGATGCGGTTCGTGTTCTGCGCGATGCGGGGATCCCCGCTGTCGCGGAACTGCCGGACCCGGCCGCGGTCACCCGAACGTTCGACGACGCCGAGCACACGTGGTCGGTGCAGACGGCAGAGGACACGGTCCGGGGGCGCATCGTCGTCTCGGCGGAGGCGCCGGGTGGCCCGCTGCCGGCCTATCTCGGTGTCGCCGCGCACGGGTTCCCCAACCACTTCACCATCTCCGGGCCGGGACGGATCCGCGTGCACAGGTGGCGCTACGTGGTCGGTTGTCTGCACGTGATGGCCGAGGCGCAGGCCACCCGCATCGAGGTGCGCCACCGTACACAGCGCACCGCCGACGTGCGCGAGCGGACGGGCCGGTGGTACTGGCGGAGGATGAGGCGGCAGATCCCGTCGGTGTTCGATCTGGACTCGCAGATCGGCGTCGAGGACGAGGTGTACGACGGTCCCGCGTTGGTCACCCTCGCCGGGTCCACGCAGATCCGACGGGTGCGGTTGTCCGGGCACCTCGATCCGGTCGACGGCCGGTACCACTGGCGCGGAACAGTTTTCGGCGAACTGCCGAACCGTAGGCATACGGAGCCGGTCACCGTGGCCGTCGACGGATCGAGCGCCGAAGGGCGGATCGGCGAGCCGACACCGTGGGGCCACGCGATCACCGGTGTCGGCGCCCCGCCGTTTCCCGTCGACGACGTCGTCGTGCACGTGCCTGCCCGCTGA
- a CDS encoding AurF N-oxygenase family protein — protein sequence MTTSARTGTARRRQEFSERLLKGSVRKSYAPIVDIDWDAPLEPDKFFLPPKVVSIYGTPLWDTMTREQRIELSRQELVNTLSAGIWFENILNQALLRKMMHQDPTAHATHYELTELGDEARHMVMFGKAIAKVGARPVQPKRYQRMIINLLPLTFRGSLLWVAALVGEEIFDSLQRQMMDDPELQPVVQRLMRIHVAEEARHIQFARDGVRRRVPHMRRFTKMWVANINGVGGLFFRRLFTNPVPYHRVGLDPGQARQMARTSPHRREVQVLGFASLAAFLDESGLMGPISRRLWRRSGFL from the coding sequence ATGACAACCTCGGCCAGGACCGGCACCGCCCGCCGCAGGCAGGAATTCTCCGAACGCCTGCTCAAGGGATCGGTCAGGAAGTCTTACGCCCCGATCGTCGATATCGACTGGGACGCTCCACTCGAACCGGACAAGTTCTTCCTGCCACCCAAGGTCGTCTCAATCTACGGAACACCGCTGTGGGACACCATGACCCGCGAACAGCGGATCGAGTTGTCCCGCCAGGAACTGGTCAACACCCTTTCGGCGGGGATCTGGTTCGAGAACATCCTCAACCAGGCCCTCCTGCGCAAGATGATGCACCAGGATCCGACCGCACACGCCACCCACTACGAGCTGACCGAACTCGGTGACGAGGCCCGGCACATGGTGATGTTCGGCAAGGCCATCGCCAAGGTCGGCGCCAGGCCCGTGCAGCCGAAGCGGTACCAGCGGATGATCATCAACCTGCTGCCGCTGACGTTCCGCGGCTCACTGCTGTGGGTGGCCGCGCTCGTCGGCGAGGAGATCTTCGACTCGCTGCAGAGACAGATGATGGACGACCCCGAACTGCAGCCAGTCGTCCAGCGCCTCATGAGAATTCACGTCGCCGAGGAGGCGCGCCACATCCAGTTCGCGCGCGACGGGGTGCGCAGGCGGGTGCCGCACATGCGCCGGTTCACCAAGATGTGGGTGGCCAACATCAACGGCGTCGGCGGATTGTTCTTCCGGCGCCTGTTCACCAATCCGGTTCCGTATCACCGGGTCGGCCTTGATCCCGGTCAGGCGCGGCAGATGGCGCGCACCAGCCCCCATCGCCGCGAGGTCCAGGTCCTGGGGTTCGCATCGCTGGCGGCGTTCCTCGACGAGTCCGGGTTGATGGGCCCGATCTCCCGGCGACTGTGGCGGCGCAGCGGATTCCTGTGA
- a CDS encoding YihY/virulence factor BrkB family protein, producing MAEDASTKDRAPDPDDARKPDSPTDLTKPSTMYVLRKTAREFGHDQCTDLAAALTYYAVLSLFPAVLVMVSLLGVFGQGRRTTDALLDIVSDIAPASTVDTLRPTIEQLVDSPSAGFALVIGILTALWSASGYVGAFGRAMNRIYEVDEGRPVWKLRPLQLVLTFAALLGAALVAFMLAVSGPVAEAMGNAIGLGEAAVTVWSIGRWPVILLLVVIAVAVLYYVTPNVQQPKFRWISIGAGLAILTWVLASVIFGIYVANFSSYNKTYGALAGVIVFLLWLWITNLALLFGAELDAELERGRQLQAGLPAERELQLPPRDTRVIEKKEAAIEEDVKRAKALRRSRGRDDG from the coding sequence ATGGCCGAAGATGCGTCTACGAAAGACCGCGCACCCGATCCGGACGACGCGCGTAAGCCGGATTCGCCGACCGACCTGACCAAGCCGTCGACGATGTACGTGCTGCGCAAGACCGCCCGTGAGTTCGGCCACGACCAGTGCACCGACCTCGCCGCCGCGTTGACGTACTACGCCGTCCTGTCGCTGTTCCCCGCGGTGCTGGTGATGGTGTCGCTGCTCGGTGTCTTCGGCCAGGGCCGCCGGACCACCGACGCGCTACTCGACATCGTCTCGGACATCGCGCCGGCATCGACCGTCGACACCCTGCGTCCGACGATCGAGCAACTGGTCGATTCCCCCTCTGCGGGTTTTGCTCTCGTGATCGGCATCCTCACCGCGCTCTGGTCGGCCTCGGGATACGTCGGCGCGTTCGGCCGGGCGATGAACCGGATCTACGAGGTCGACGAGGGCCGGCCGGTGTGGAAGCTGCGGCCCCTTCAGCTGGTGCTCACCTTCGCCGCACTGCTCGGGGCAGCCCTGGTGGCATTCATGCTCGCGGTGAGCGGGCCGGTGGCCGAGGCCATGGGCAACGCAATCGGTCTCGGCGAAGCGGCGGTGACCGTTTGGAGCATCGGACGATGGCCGGTGATCCTGTTGCTCGTCGTCATCGCCGTCGCCGTGCTCTATTACGTCACCCCCAACGTGCAGCAACCCAAGTTCCGGTGGATCAGCATCGGTGCCGGCCTGGCCATCCTCACCTGGGTCCTGGCCTCGGTGATCTTCGGGATCTACGTCGCGAACTTCAGCAGCTACAACAAGACCTACGGGGCTCTGGCCGGCGTCATCGTCTTCCTGCTGTGGCTGTGGATCACCAACCTGGCGCTGCTGTTCGGCGCGGAACTGGACGCTGAACTGGAACGGGGCCGCCAGCTCCAGGCCGGACTGCCCGCCGAGCGCGAACTCCAGCTCCCGCCGCGCGACACCCGCGTGATCGAGAAGAAGGAAGCCGCGATCGAGGAAGACGTCAAGCGGGCCAAGGCCCTGCGCCGCAGCCGGGGTCGCGACGACGGCTGA
- the cobF gene encoding precorrin-6A synthase (deacetylating), whose product MTRRIHVIGIGAGDPDYVTVQAVAALNDTDVFFAMDKGEAKDDLVALRRLICERFIREPGYRFVELPDPVRAKTGDYRQAVDEWHTARARLWAEAIRTELPENGVGAFLAWGDPSLYDSTLRILDRVAGHVEFDHDVIPGVTAIQALTARHRIPLNDVGEPVLVTTGRRLREQGLAGSAVVMLDGDCAFTETPPQTRIWWGAYLGTDDELLVSGTVGEVGERIVMMRAEARARHGWIMDTYLLRA is encoded by the coding sequence GTGACCCGACGGATCCATGTCATCGGCATCGGTGCAGGTGACCCGGACTACGTGACCGTTCAGGCGGTCGCGGCGCTCAACGACACCGACGTCTTCTTCGCCATGGACAAGGGCGAGGCGAAAGACGATCTGGTGGCGTTGCGCCGCCTGATCTGCGAACGGTTCATCCGCGAACCCGGCTACCGCTTCGTCGAACTGCCCGACCCGGTCAGGGCGAAGACCGGTGACTACCGCCAGGCCGTCGACGAATGGCACACCGCGCGGGCGCGGCTGTGGGCCGAGGCGATCCGCACCGAACTGCCCGAAAACGGTGTCGGCGCGTTCCTCGCCTGGGGCGACCCGTCGCTCTACGACAGCACGCTGCGCATTCTCGACCGGGTGGCCGGCCACGTCGAGTTCGACCACGACGTCATCCCCGGCGTCACCGCGATCCAGGCGCTCACCGCGCGGCACCGGATCCCGCTCAACGACGTCGGCGAACCCGTGCTCGTCACCACCGGGCGGCGACTGCGCGAACAGGGATTGGCGGGCTCCGCGGTGGTGATGCTCGACGGCGACTGCGCGTTCACCGAGACGCCCCCGCAGACCCGCATCTGGTGGGGCGCCTATCTCGGCACCGATGACGAGCTGCTGGTGTCGGGCACCGTCGGCGAGGTGGGGGAGCGGATCGTGATGATGCGCGCGGAGGCGCGGGCCCGGCACGGCTGGATCATGGACACCTATCTGCTCCGCGCCTGA
- a CDS encoding phage holin family protein produces the protein MGSFLLRAAVTGVALWVVTQLVSGMEFVGGDNSAQRIAIIFVVAVVFGLVNAIVKPIVQLMSIPLYILTLGLFHIVINALMLWLTAWITEHTTHWGLYIDDFWWTAIWAGILLSIVSWVLSLLSGGLIKR, from the coding sequence ATGGGTAGCTTCCTGCTGCGGGCCGCGGTCACCGGGGTGGCGTTGTGGGTGGTGACGCAACTGGTCTCGGGGATGGAGTTCGTCGGCGGCGACAACTCGGCGCAGCGGATCGCCATCATCTTCGTCGTGGCGGTGGTGTTCGGCCTCGTCAACGCGATCGTCAAACCGATCGTGCAGCTCATGTCGATCCCGCTGTACATTCTCACGCTCGGGCTCTTCCACATCGTCATCAACGCGCTGATGCTGTGGCTGACCGCGTGGATCACCGAGCACACCACCCACTGGGGGCTCTACATCGACGACTTCTGGTGGACGGCGATCTGGGCCGGCATCCTGCTGTCGATCGTGAGTTGGGTGCTGTCTTTGCTCAGCGGCGGTCTGATCAAGCGCTGA